Genomic DNA from Mixophyes fleayi isolate aMixFle1 chromosome 7, aMixFle1.hap1, whole genome shotgun sequence:
ATACTGGCTCAGCTTGGCATAATGTCCCTTGAGATTGTCCAGGTGATGTAGGGCTTCTCCAATAGAGCGTACAACCTTTTCACCATGAGCTATGACCTTGGCGTTGTGACAGATGGCTTCAGCAGAGCCCAGGTTACCAAAGTTAGGGAAATATCTTTGAGTCCAGGGGTAGACACAAAGAAGCCTGgtgagataaataaatatatgtatgaaatattaCCAAAGAAGAAATGGATGCGTGAAACTATCCTTAACTATATATGTCACAAGtggcatatataatatattaatgatgATGAAATTATGTGCTGTATGATATGAACATAGGAGAACAGGCTTATATAGAAAGAAATCATGTCACCCAATACAtacaaattaattatactaaggaattttattttgtttttgctgctATTTACCTGGAAAGACATTCTCCTCCAACATCCTTGGGATTTATTTGACTCCAGATAGAATTAATGCACTTAATCTCGCTATCTTCCCAGTGGACCATGGTGAGTGCTTTGGTATTTTGTGCTGAGCCTCTGAGAAAAGAATCTGGTGTTTTGCTCCCCTAACCACTTGGTTTAAATAGAGTGTAAATGGCCCTTCCCTTCCCTCTATCTATTGGCTGCAGTGAAACACTTAACTCCACACCTCCTCATACACCTCTGCTCACCCCCCTACCAATgagtaattaaataaaatttctaTTGCTTAAATgtttcatttaaatttatttaataattaagtgGAAAATTGAATGACAATGGTTTAAATTATGAAATAGTAAATATATTTCTAAAGAAAATAGGAGTAAAATCAATGATGCATTAATGATACATTATTCGGTTTAATCTTCATTCAACACAGATGCCACACAAttaatttttgttaaaaaaaacaatattttaattttctaataaataaaacagaaatcatatataagtatatgtatgtttaaaaaacaaaataaatgactgCTAATGTGTTTAATTCACAAGTACAATGTAATATCCTTTACATATATTCAGCATATTTTAAGAATTTAATTTTCTCTGTTACCCCTGCATTCTTGTGACACATTCTGCCTGGTATAGTGGCACGTGTTATCTTCCTTTAACAGCAAATTCATTAATATAAAGGCAGACTGAACAAGTATGACATATAATTAAAAAAGTGGCATTGCATAAACACCTgtgcattttatttgtataaacagtgtttagtttttatttaattagaaaCATGTTTGGGTTAAATGTAATTGTATACTATACACTTTAATgtggattttttaaaatttatccTGTGCTATGCTGAGGGATGCGAAGAGGCGGTGGGTTCAAAGTAGCCCCAAAGAGATCTAAGTGGCGGCCAATGGGGCTTCATCTGCTCCAGACTGTAGGCAGTGGAAAGTGTCTGAAACAACACATTCAGCCTGAGAGCGATCAAACGCAGCCAATGCCAATTGCGCAGCCAAGAAGTGCCGCAAGAGGAAGCCACACCGAGGTCTGAGATTGCTCTCAGCAGCCCATGTTATGCAGAACTATGGGTTTCTCCTGGAACCTTAATCTTTGGGTCATTTATTAAGCAGTGGGGTTTTCTGCAAagggcagttgggaggtacaACACTGTCAATAGACAGTAGCAGGCAGTTTACAATATCAGTTTGTTAAATTATTTAAACTAGATACTATAACGCTTTGTATGAGATCTAGATATAAGCAGTGAAATTGAATATGTTTAATATTCGTAACAGGGTTTATAGTTTAATATTGGTCATTAGCAGCTTGCAACTGCCAGGTTCACCAGAAAATGCTCATTTAGATTTgagtcatatttttttaaataacatttaattttgGATAAGCATGTTggcatgtatatatttattggtaGTGCACGTAGGGGAAG
This window encodes:
- the LOC142097757 gene encoding hemoglobin subunit beta-2-like, producing MVHWEDSEIKCINSIWSQINPKDVGGECLSRLLCVYPWTQRYFPNFGNLGSAEAICHNAKVIAHGEKVVRSIGEALHHLDNLKGHYAKLSQYHSEKLHVDPANFKRFGRVLIIVLARVLHEAFTPETQACFEKAFCAVADALAKGYH